A genomic region of Lysinibacillus sp. 2017 contains the following coding sequences:
- a CDS encoding response regulator, with translation MKIIQVLLVEDDPMVREVNRQFIERVDGFKVIDMASDGIKGIEKIKNLTPDLVVMDIFMPEQDGIETLRQIRNENLTVDCISVTAANDVQTIQQILHLGVFDYIMKPFTFERMEQTLIHYRQFKEKMDSAKDVTQAELDEMIGQVWQQKEESVLESTFTQVLPKGFNRATMDKVLVFLKQSAGGASADDVASGIGVARVTARRYLDYMEKSHLIHVDIQYGSVGRPINQYFIKE, from the coding sequence TTGAAGATCATTCAAGTTTTATTAGTAGAAGACGACCCAATGGTGCGTGAAGTAAACCGCCAATTTATCGAGCGAGTAGATGGATTTAAAGTAATCGATATGGCGTCAGATGGCATTAAAGGTATTGAAAAAATAAAAAATTTAACACCTGATTTAGTTGTGATGGATATTTTTATGCCCGAACAGGATGGCATTGAAACGTTGCGTCAAATTCGCAACGAAAATTTAACGGTTGATTGCATTTCTGTAACGGCAGCAAATGATGTACAAACGATTCAACAAATTTTGCATTTAGGTGTATTTGATTACATTATGAAGCCATTTACATTTGAACGTATGGAGCAAACACTCATACATTACCGTCAGTTTAAAGAGAAAATGGACTCAGCAAAAGATGTTACGCAAGCGGAATTAGATGAAATGATTGGCCAAGTTTGGCAGCAAAAAGAAGAATCTGTTTTAGAAAGCACGTTTACACAAGTGCTACCAAAAGGTTTTAATCGAGCAACAATGGATAAAGTACTAGTGTTTTTAAAACAATCAGCAGGTGGCGCATCTGCTGACGATGTAGCATCAGGTATTGGTGTTGCACGTGTAACGGCAAGACGTTATTTAGACTATATGGAAAAAAGCCATCTGATCCATGTCGATATTCAGTACGGCAGTGTTGGAAGACCAATCAATCAATATTTCATTAAAGAATAA
- a CDS encoding sensor histidine kinase, whose product MKIKQLTMNGKIVLLTFFIIAFSFLVAGIMLLSNLVQEHEETLGQRAMLIARTISDLPDIQTQLEQNDLQVAQNNIDKMVHEIKIINKAEYIVVMNMDRIKLSHPSPDQLGRKSNSTDIHAAFSENYYISKAVGEQGKMIRAFVPILNDQKVQIGVVVVGFKLPTFSNLIVENLNAILLTAFLSMLFSIWGAHTLGRHIKRQMFGLEPQEIAKVYVERTETFNAMHEGIIAVDKHMVITIFNKKASRILGVGGNPKKYIGKNIYDVLPDTRLPEIVESGRAVYNQEIYVNEHSILSNRIPIFVNGKTAGAVAVFKDLTEFKQLAEELTGVKAFVQALRIQTHEYKNKLHTIAGLLQLGHNQQALDYLSQVKIEHDQVTKFLNERIYNENISGLLLSKISRGNELGIQVTIDEESQLTRFPELLDHHDFVLLFGNLIENAFDALVGLEREQKEVSISIDDNDGMLAIMVSDNGVGIPEENMDSIFENGFSTKQNENRGIGLFLIQEIVKKGNGTIEITSEVGKGTTFILTFEF is encoded by the coding sequence ATGAAAATTAAACAATTAACGATGAATGGCAAAATTGTGCTACTTACTTTTTTTATTATTGCCTTTTCCTTTTTAGTAGCTGGAATTATGCTGCTAAGTAATCTAGTACAAGAACATGAAGAGACATTAGGTCAACGCGCAATGCTAATTGCACGAACAATCTCTGATTTACCTGATATTCAAACGCAACTTGAGCAGAATGATTTGCAAGTAGCGCAAAATAATATTGATAAAATGGTTCACGAGATAAAAATTATCAATAAAGCTGAATATATTGTTGTGATGAATATGGATCGGATTAAATTATCTCATCCATCACCAGATCAACTTGGTCGAAAAAGTAACTCGACAGATATTCATGCAGCATTTAGTGAAAATTATTATATTTCAAAAGCAGTTGGCGAACAAGGGAAGATGATCCGCGCATTTGTACCAATATTGAATGATCAAAAAGTTCAAATTGGGGTTGTTGTAGTAGGTTTTAAATTACCTACATTTAGTAATCTTATCGTTGAAAATTTAAATGCAATACTTCTGACAGCTTTTCTATCGATGCTATTTAGCATTTGGGGAGCGCATACACTTGGACGTCATATTAAGCGTCAAATGTTTGGATTAGAGCCCCAGGAAATTGCGAAAGTATATGTAGAACGTACCGAAACATTCAATGCCATGCATGAAGGAATTATTGCAGTCGATAAACATATGGTCATTACCATTTTCAATAAAAAAGCGAGCCGTATTTTAGGGGTTGGAGGGAATCCCAAAAAGTACATTGGAAAAAATATTTATGATGTCCTACCGGATACACGTTTGCCTGAAATTGTTGAAAGTGGACGAGCCGTGTATAACCAAGAAATTTACGTGAACGAACATAGTATTTTAAGTAATCGTATTCCGATTTTCGTCAATGGTAAAACAGCTGGTGCTGTGGCAGTGTTTAAAGATTTAACGGAATTTAAACAGCTTGCAGAGGAATTAACAGGTGTCAAAGCGTTTGTGCAGGCACTTCGTATTCAGACACATGAATATAAAAATAAACTGCATACCATTGCAGGGTTACTGCAACTTGGTCATAACCAACAAGCACTTGATTATTTATCACAAGTAAAAATTGAACACGATCAAGTAACGAAATTTTTAAATGAACGTATATACAACGAGAATATTTCTGGTTTATTACTTAGTAAAATTAGCCGAGGAAATGAGCTGGGCATTCAAGTGACAATTGATGAAGAAAGTCAGTTAACAAGATTTCCAGAGCTGCTAGACCATCATGATTTTGTTTTATTATTCGGGAACTTAATTGAAAATGCTTTTGATGCGCTCGTTGGACTTGAAAGAGAGCAAAAGGAAGTATCGATTTCAATTGATGATAATGACGGCATGCTAGCAATTATGGTATCGGATAACGGTGTCGGCATACCAGAAGAAAATATGGATAGTATTTTTGAAAATGGTTTTTCAACTAAGCAAAATGAAAACCGTGGAATTGGTTTATTTTTAATTCAGGAGATTGTGAAAAAAGGTAATGGTACAATAGAAATAACGAGTGAGGTAGGAAAAGGAACGACATTTATTCTCACATTTGAGTTTTAG
- a CDS encoding DctP family TRAP transporter solute-binding subunit, translating into MRFYVITALITITVLVVSISFRLDVWNQKELPYDDEQIGLDDQIIINFSHVVAENTPKGIAATKFAELVKEKSDGKMIVQIFPNGILYNDENELSALKQGDIEMIAPTISKMTESLPSWQVLDLPFIFENDEQVYEVLHGELSKNLLHELNSIDIHGLTFWHNGFKQMASQSTPLLEVEDFNNLSIRSMPSTILKEQFTLLKAKPIVTTFNDLYAASQNNEILAQENTISNLYSKGYYAMQPNITLSNHGILAYSVLMNEDFWESLNNKQQKIIEDSLDEMQQWQHDQAIALNKENLKQLRSINQVQIQALSAEQLNHWKQALHPIYKSYEKLTAKGYLSQLRREINTLE; encoded by the coding sequence TTGCGCTTTTATGTAATTACGGCATTGATTACCATTACTGTTTTAGTCGTTTCGATTTCTTTTCGTTTAGATGTGTGGAACCAAAAAGAATTACCCTATGACGACGAACAAATTGGACTTGATGACCAAATTATTATTAATTTTAGTCACGTAGTCGCTGAGAATACACCTAAGGGAATTGCCGCAACCAAATTTGCCGAGCTCGTGAAAGAAAAATCAGATGGCAAAATGATTGTACAAATTTTCCCTAATGGTATTTTATATAATGATGAAAATGAATTATCCGCGCTCAAACAAGGCGATATTGAAATGATTGCACCAACGATTTCAAAAATGACAGAGTCCCTTCCTTCTTGGCAAGTGCTCGATTTACCTTTTATATTTGAAAATGATGAACAAGTTTACGAAGTGCTTCATGGAGAGCTTAGCAAAAATTTATTACATGAATTAAATTCGATAGACATTCATGGGTTAACATTTTGGCATAATGGCTTTAAACAAATGGCTTCGCAATCCACACCTTTATTAGAGGTTGAAGATTTTAATAATCTATCCATTCGTTCGATGCCTAGTACTATTTTAAAAGAGCAATTTACTTTATTAAAGGCAAAACCGATTGTAACAACATTTAATGATTTGTACGCAGCGAGTCAAAATAACGAAATACTGGCACAGGAAAATACAATTTCAAATTTATATTCAAAAGGCTATTATGCGATGCAACCTAATATCACATTATCCAATCATGGGATACTTGCGTATAGCGTCTTAATGAACGAAGACTTTTGGGAATCCTTAAATAACAAACAACAAAAAATAATAGAAGATTCCCTTGATGAAATGCAGCAATGGCAGCATGATCAGGCAATCGCACTAAATAAAGAAAACTTAAAGCAATTAAGAAGTATAAACCAAGTTCAAATACAGGCATTATCAGCAGAGCAACTAAATCACTGGAAGCAAGCATTACACCCCATTTATAAGTCGTATGAAAAATTGACTGCGAAAGGCTACTTATCGCAGCTCCGCAGGGAAATTAATACGCTTGAATAA
- the dctA gene encoding C4-dicarboxylate transporter DctA — MKLLKNLTVQVIVAIILGVIVGAIWPEFGASLKILADLFIKLIKMLIAPIIFLTVVIGIGGMGDMKKVGKIGGKALLYFEIVSTIALAIGIMVAVVINAGAGIDTSHAGDTDISKYTSAAEANSEAGLSGFFYDIIPENFVGALADGALLPTLFAAVLFGIAAASLGEKTRPVITFFEQISEIFFKIVGIVMKFSPIGAFGAMAYTIGNFGLGSLKSLGLLMAAVYITMFLFVVVVLGLIAKYWGFNIFRFIGYIKEEILVVIGTSSSESALPGMMRKLENLGCGKQVVGLVVPTGYSFNLDGTSIYLSMAALFIAQAYGVDLSWIEIITLLGVLMITSKGAAGVTGSGFITLAATLAAFPMVPLEGIALLIGVDRFMSEARAVTNLIGNGVACVIVSKSENDFDEEMAAKAIPKRA, encoded by the coding sequence GTGAAATTACTAAAAAATTTAACAGTCCAAGTCATTGTTGCTATTATTTTAGGTGTTATCGTTGGTGCAATTTGGCCAGAGTTTGGTGCAAGCTTAAAAATTTTAGCTGACTTATTCATTAAATTAATCAAAATGTTAATTGCTCCAATTATCTTCTTAACAGTTGTCATCGGTATTGGTGGCATGGGTGATATGAAAAAGGTTGGTAAAATCGGCGGTAAAGCATTACTTTACTTTGAAATCGTATCTACAATCGCTCTTGCAATTGGAATCATGGTTGCTGTTGTCATTAATGCGGGTGCTGGAATTGATACTTCACATGCAGGTGATACAGATATTTCAAAATACACATCGGCCGCTGAAGCAAATAGTGAAGCTGGTTTAAGTGGCTTCTTCTATGACATTATTCCAGAAAACTTTGTTGGCGCTTTAGCTGATGGTGCTTTGCTTCCAACTTTATTTGCCGCTGTACTATTCGGTATCGCTGCAGCGTCATTAGGAGAAAAGACTCGTCCTGTTATTACATTTTTTGAACAAATTTCTGAAATCTTCTTCAAAATTGTCGGTATTGTTATGAAGTTCTCGCCTATCGGAGCCTTCGGTGCAATGGCGTACACAATAGGTAACTTCGGTTTAGGTTCGTTAAAATCACTCGGGCTGTTAATGGCAGCTGTATACATCACAATGTTCTTATTCGTTGTCGTTGTATTAGGATTGATTGCTAAATACTGGGGCTTCAACATTTTCCGCTTTATCGGATACATTAAAGAAGAAATTTTAGTCGTTATTGGTACTTCTTCTTCTGAATCTGCTTTACCTGGAATGATGCGTAAATTAGAAAACTTAGGCTGTGGTAAACAAGTTGTAGGTCTGGTTGTTCCAACAGGGTATTCATTCAACTTAGATGGTACATCCATTTACTTATCGATGGCGGCACTCTTCATTGCACAAGCATACGGTGTCGATCTATCATGGATTGAAATCATCACGCTTTTAGGGGTATTAATGATTACATCTAAGGGTGCTGCTGGTGTAACAGGTTCTGGCTTCATCACATTAGCTGCAACACTTGCTGCCTTCCCAATGGTACCACTTGAAGGAATCGCACTATTAATCGGTGTTGACCGCTTCATGTCAGAAGCACGTGCTGTAACGAATTTAATCGGTAACGGTGTAGCTTGTGTGATTGTATCGAAATCTGAAAATGACTTTGATGAGGAAATGGCTGCAAAAGCAATTCCAAAAAGAGCATAA
- a CDS encoding DUF1450 domain-containing protein — protein sequence MAFSFFKRNKEKSLKNQVEFCMTNLSLGAADAYDVLVEREDVEITESGCTSNCEICECHLFAIVNGELLKAQDANELVKIIQEELEMNSIAF from the coding sequence ATGGCTTTTTCATTTTTTAAGCGCAATAAAGAAAAATCATTAAAAAACCAGGTGGAATTTTGCATGACCAATTTATCACTAGGTGCAGCCGATGCTTATGATGTGCTCGTTGAAAGAGAAGACGTTGAAATTACTGAATCTGGCTGTACATCAAACTGTGAAATTTGTGAATGTCACCTTTTTGCGATTGTAAATGGGGAACTTTTGAAGGCACAAGATGCGAATGAATTAGTGAAGATTATTCAAGAAGAATTAGAAATGAATTCGATAGCGTTTTAA
- a CDS encoding 4-hydroxy-3-methylbut-2-enyl diphosphate reductase: MKVIKINPRGYCYGVVDAMIIARNAALDKTLPRPIYILGMIVHNKHVTDAFEQDGIITLDGENRKDIIEQVEEGTVIFTAHGVSPEIREIAKRKGLVSIDATCPDVTVTHDLIREKTAEGYDIIYIGKRNHPEPEGAIGVAPDRVHLVQSMNDIENLSFNNEKILVTNQTTMSQWDVAFLMDSLKEKFPHIEVHKEICLATQVRQEAVAKQAGVADLLIVVGDPKSNNSNRLTQVSVEIAGTSSYRISDLSELKIEWLENVETVAVTAGASTPTPIVKEVIAFLEKFDKNDPATYSLERSVTLDKILPKIKTPKPVDKIMPY, encoded by the coding sequence ATGAAAGTAATTAAAATTAATCCTCGTGGTTATTGCTATGGTGTTGTGGATGCGATGATCATTGCGCGTAATGCAGCACTTGACAAAACTTTACCAAGACCAATCTACATATTAGGTATGATTGTCCATAATAAACATGTCACAGATGCGTTCGAACAAGACGGTATTATTACACTTGATGGTGAAAACCGTAAAGATATAATCGAACAAGTTGAAGAAGGAACGGTTATCTTTACAGCACACGGGGTTTCTCCTGAAATTCGTGAAATTGCGAAACGTAAAGGACTTGTTTCTATCGATGCAACTTGCCCAGACGTAACGGTAACACATGACCTAATCCGTGAAAAAACGGCTGAGGGTTATGATATTATTTACATTGGGAAGAGAAATCACCCTGAGCCTGAAGGGGCAATTGGTGTCGCTCCTGACCGTGTTCACCTTGTTCAATCGATGAATGATATTGAAAATTTATCATTTAATAACGAAAAAATTCTCGTAACAAATCAAACGACAATGAGTCAATGGGACGTTGCTTTCTTAATGGATAGCCTAAAAGAAAAGTTCCCACATATCGAAGTGCATAAAGAAATTTGCTTAGCCACACAAGTACGTCAAGAAGCGGTAGCTAAACAGGCTGGTGTTGCGGACCTTTTAATCGTTGTTGGTGATCCAAAATCAAACAACTCAAACCGTTTAACACAAGTATCTGTGGAAATTGCAGGTACATCATCTTACCGTATTTCAGACCTTTCTGAGCTAAAAATCGAATGGCTTGAAAATGTCGAAACGGTCGCGGTTACAGCTGGTGCTTCTACACCAACACCAATCGTAAAAGAGGTCATCGCATTTTTAGAAAAATTCGATAAAAATGACCCTGCTACGTATAGTCTTGAGCGTTCGGTTACACTAGACAAAATTCTACCGAAAATCAAAACACCCAAACCTGTTGATAAAATTATGCCTTACTAA